In Zingiber officinale cultivar Zhangliang chromosome 6A, Zo_v1.1, whole genome shotgun sequence, a single genomic region encodes these proteins:
- the LOC121995573 gene encoding E3 ubiquitin-protein ligase ZNF598-like isoform X2: MDDSCAVCADPLEWVAYGPCGHREVCSTCVVRLRFVLGDRSCCICKTECPMIFVTKALGDYTRVVADFSVFLTGGTEGKTGEYWYHEDTQAYFDDADHYKMVKAMCRLSCSICDKNSESQGGEGIKRRTRFRSIEQLNGHLRHQHNLFTCNLCLEGRKVFICEQKLYTRSQLNQHKSTGDSEVDGNESERGGFMGHPMCEFCKNRFYGDNELYIHMSTEHYTCHICQRQHPGQYDYFRDYNDLEMHFGQEHFLCENEACLEKKFVVFQTEAEMKRHNALEHGGNMSRSKRNAALRIPTSFTYRRNEQEQHRGRGRGFHRDPSDNQLSIAIQASLETAAAADGRFQDSSFGHSNSEHRRARRANAFTGSSEVSTVNEGLEASVNQNTRTTPILEESSFPPLSDRELLEPSSRYVQALSQSSRNPVKLREESFPPLPGVANKPKPTQGLDGSSANSLAARLQRHKGSIVINSAPQRQLEYHEIFPAASQLRTAPNHGITSSTNTSSQPRANRTRENGFRSPLSASSINSDAANRMRHSVSAPNLTGGSSSNQAILSVKGEESLPLSNQSHTSVSDIHTANKSLVEQIQASLGMDEDKYSAFKSISLEYRQGVINTSEYLSYAEQFGLSHLVLELARLCPDAQKQKELIDAYNVNLRNKGRLQEKASNMDGRKGKGKISARAESKAKNTLTDNFLDTVKKLQLNQKAQEEEVVEVLSKDGYRLSKDKPQSPRVSNSGATNVNSIEISVDRAPYSVTDIAKPNLTAGASSKQRKKTSKFHRTRLGDGSAAALDLSRRDVNPVPQENGAIDGSSETIPIRGVWRSGGAQRLFTNSSKNA, from the exons ATGGATGATAGCTGTGCGGTTTGCGCCGATCCCCTCGAGTGGGTCGCGTATGGTCCATGCGGCCACCGGGAGGTTTGCTCCACCTGCGTCGTGCGCCTCCGATTTGTGCTCGGCGACCGCAGTTGTTGCATATGCAAGACTGAGTGCCCGATGATCTTCGTCACCAAG GCTCTTGGAGATTATACTAGAGTCGTAGCTGATTTTTCAGTTTTCTTAACTGGAGGAACAGAAGGAAAGACTGGAGAATATTGGTACCATGAAGATACACAAGCCTACTTTGATGATGCTGACCATTACAAGATGGTAAAAGCGATGTGTCGTCTTTCCTGTAGCATCTGTGACAAGAATTCTGAGAGTCAAGGTGGTGAGGGCATAAAGAGGAGAACAAGATTTAGGAGCATAGAACAATTAAATGGCCATTTAAGGCATCAACACAACTTATTCACGTGCAACCTATGCTTGGAAGGAAGAAAG GTATTTATTTGTGAACAAAAGTTGTACACAAGGTCACAATTAAATCAACACAAGAGCACTGGGGACTCTGAGGTGGATGGCAATGAGAGTGAGCGTGGAGGCTTTATGGGTCACCCCATGTGTGAGTTCTGCAAAAACCGATTCTATGGGGATAATGAACTTTATATCCACATGTCAACAGAGCATTATACCTGCCACATATGTCAACG GCAACATCCAGGACAATATGATTATTTCAGAGATTATAATGACTTGGAG ATGCATTTCGGCCAGGAGCATTTTCTTTGTGAGAATGAGGCATGCTTAGAAAAGAAGTTTGTTGTTTTTCAAACTGAAGCAGAGATGAAG AGGCATAATGCCCTTGAGCATGGGGGGAACATGTCACGTTCCAAGCGAAATGCCGCACTTAGG ATACCAACTAGCTTCACGTATCGGCGGAACGAACAAGAGCAGCACCGTGGAAGAGGTCGTGGATTCCACCGAGATCCATCTGACAATCAGCTATCTATAGCGATACAAGCTAGCCTTGAAACAGCAGCAGCTGCTGATGGTAGATTTCAGGATTCTTCTTTTGGTCATTCGAACTCTGAGCATAGGAGGGCAAGACGTGCTAATGCATTTACAGGTTCCTCAGAAGTCTCAACTGTCAATGAAGGTCTGGAAGCATCTGTGAATCAAAACACTAGGACAACTCCAATACTAGAAGAATCCTCCTTCCCTCCTCTTTCTGATAGAGAACTACTAGAGCCTTCTTCTAGATATGTTCAAGCCCTTAGCCAAAGTTCCAGAAATCCTGTCAAACTTAGGGAAGAATCATTTCCTCCTTTACCTGGTGTGGCTAATAAGCCAAAGCCTACACAGGGATTAGATGGTTCTTCTGCAAATTCACTTGCTGCCCGGCTCCAACGTCACAAAGGCTCTATTGTGATTAACTCTGCTCCACAAAGGCAACTAGAGTATCATGAGATCTTCCCAGCTGCTTCTCAATTACGAACCGCGCCAAATCATGGCATCACATCATCCACTAATACAAGTTCTCAACCACGAGCAAACCGGACAAGAGAAAATGGATTTAGATCACCTTTATCTGCTAGTTCTATTAATTCAGATGCTGCTAATAGGATGAGGCATTCAGTATCAGCTCCCAACCTAACCGGTGGGAGTTCTTCCAACCAAGCTATTCTTAGTGTCAAGGGAGAGGAATCATTGCCTCTAAGTAACCAATCTCATACTTCCGTGAGTGATATTCACACTGCTAATAAATCATTGGTAGAACAGATTCAAGCTAGCTTAGGtatggatgaagacaaatatagTGCATTCAAAAGCATATCATTGGAGTATCGTCAAGGTGTGATTAATACTTCGGAATATCTTTCTTATGCTGAGCAATTTGGCCTGTCACATCTTGTTCTTGAACTGGCTCGTCTTTGTCCTGATGCTCAGAAGCAGAAGGAACTAATTGATGCTTACAATGTGAATTTACGGAACAAAGGACGTCTGCAAGAAAAAGCCAGCAATATGGATGGTAGAAAAGGCAAGGGCAAAATTTCAGCCCGAGCTGAAAGTAAGGCTAAGAATACATTAACTGATAACTTCCTGGACACGGTAAAGAAGCTGCAATTGAATCAGAAGGCTCAGGAAGAAGAGGTGGTGGAAGTGCTTTCAAAGGATGGCTACCGGCTTTCTAAGGATAAACCTCAATCGCCCAGAGTTTCCAACTCAGGTGCAACTAATGTCAATTCAATTGAAATTAGTGTCGACAGGGCACCCTATTCTGTTACAGACATAGCAAAGCCAAATTTGACTGCTGGTGCGAGCAGTAAGCAACGTAAGAAGACATCAAAATTCCATAGGACGCGCCTGGGTGATGGTTCAGCAGCTGCACTTGATCTTTCTCGCAGAGATGTTAATCCTGTACCACAAGAGAATGGAGCCATTGATGGTTCTTCTGAAACCATACCAATCCGAGGTGTTTGGCGTAGTGGCGGCGCACAGAGACTTTTCACAAACTCTAGTAAGAACGCCTGA
- the LOC121995573 gene encoding E3 ubiquitin-protein ligase ZNF598-like isoform X1: MDDSCAVCADPLEWVAYGPCGHREVCSTCVVRLRFVLGDRSCCICKTECPMIFVTKALGDYTRVVADFSVFLTGGTEGKTGEYWYHEDTQAYFDDADHYKMVKAMCRLSCSICDKNSESQGGEGIKRRTRFRSIEQLNGHLRHQHNLFTCNLCLEGRKVFICEQKLYTRSQLNQHKSTGDSEVDGNESERGGFMGHPMCEFCKNRFYGDNELYIHMSTEHYTCHICQRQHPGQYDYFRDYNDLEMHFGQEHFLCENEACLEKKFVVFQTEAEMKRHNALEHGGNMSRSKRNAALRIPTSFTYRRNEQEQHRGRGRGFHRDPSDNQLSIAIQASLETAAAADGRFQDSSFGHSNSEHRRARRANAFTGSSEVSTVNEGLEASVNQNTRTTPILEESSFPPLSDRELLEPSSRYVQALSQSSRNPVKLREESFPPLPGVANKPKPTQGLDGSSANSLAARLQRHKGSIVINSAPQRQLEYHEIFPAASQLRTAPNHGITSSTNTSSQPRANRTRENGFRSPLSASSINSDAANRMRHSVSAPNLTGGSSSNQAILSVKGEESLPLSNQSHTSVSDIHTANKSLVEQIQASLGMDEDKYSAFKSISLEYRQGVINTSEYLSYAEQFGLSHLVLELARLCPDAQKQKELIDAYNVNLRNKGRLQEKASNMDGRKGKGKISARAESKAKNTLTDNFLDTVKKLQLNQKAQEEEVVEVLSKDGYRLSKDKPQSPRVSNSGATNVNSIEISVDRAPYSVTDIAKPNLTAGASSKQRKKTSKFHRTRLGDGSAAALDLSRRDVNPVPQENGAIDGSSETIPIRGVWRSGGAQRLFTNSSSATNAYLMHRHYILPFAALLQLYCV, encoded by the exons ATGGATGATAGCTGTGCGGTTTGCGCCGATCCCCTCGAGTGGGTCGCGTATGGTCCATGCGGCCACCGGGAGGTTTGCTCCACCTGCGTCGTGCGCCTCCGATTTGTGCTCGGCGACCGCAGTTGTTGCATATGCAAGACTGAGTGCCCGATGATCTTCGTCACCAAG GCTCTTGGAGATTATACTAGAGTCGTAGCTGATTTTTCAGTTTTCTTAACTGGAGGAACAGAAGGAAAGACTGGAGAATATTGGTACCATGAAGATACACAAGCCTACTTTGATGATGCTGACCATTACAAGATGGTAAAAGCGATGTGTCGTCTTTCCTGTAGCATCTGTGACAAGAATTCTGAGAGTCAAGGTGGTGAGGGCATAAAGAGGAGAACAAGATTTAGGAGCATAGAACAATTAAATGGCCATTTAAGGCATCAACACAACTTATTCACGTGCAACCTATGCTTGGAAGGAAGAAAG GTATTTATTTGTGAACAAAAGTTGTACACAAGGTCACAATTAAATCAACACAAGAGCACTGGGGACTCTGAGGTGGATGGCAATGAGAGTGAGCGTGGAGGCTTTATGGGTCACCCCATGTGTGAGTTCTGCAAAAACCGATTCTATGGGGATAATGAACTTTATATCCACATGTCAACAGAGCATTATACCTGCCACATATGTCAACG GCAACATCCAGGACAATATGATTATTTCAGAGATTATAATGACTTGGAG ATGCATTTCGGCCAGGAGCATTTTCTTTGTGAGAATGAGGCATGCTTAGAAAAGAAGTTTGTTGTTTTTCAAACTGAAGCAGAGATGAAG AGGCATAATGCCCTTGAGCATGGGGGGAACATGTCACGTTCCAAGCGAAATGCCGCACTTAGG ATACCAACTAGCTTCACGTATCGGCGGAACGAACAAGAGCAGCACCGTGGAAGAGGTCGTGGATTCCACCGAGATCCATCTGACAATCAGCTATCTATAGCGATACAAGCTAGCCTTGAAACAGCAGCAGCTGCTGATGGTAGATTTCAGGATTCTTCTTTTGGTCATTCGAACTCTGAGCATAGGAGGGCAAGACGTGCTAATGCATTTACAGGTTCCTCAGAAGTCTCAACTGTCAATGAAGGTCTGGAAGCATCTGTGAATCAAAACACTAGGACAACTCCAATACTAGAAGAATCCTCCTTCCCTCCTCTTTCTGATAGAGAACTACTAGAGCCTTCTTCTAGATATGTTCAAGCCCTTAGCCAAAGTTCCAGAAATCCTGTCAAACTTAGGGAAGAATCATTTCCTCCTTTACCTGGTGTGGCTAATAAGCCAAAGCCTACACAGGGATTAGATGGTTCTTCTGCAAATTCACTTGCTGCCCGGCTCCAACGTCACAAAGGCTCTATTGTGATTAACTCTGCTCCACAAAGGCAACTAGAGTATCATGAGATCTTCCCAGCTGCTTCTCAATTACGAACCGCGCCAAATCATGGCATCACATCATCCACTAATACAAGTTCTCAACCACGAGCAAACCGGACAAGAGAAAATGGATTTAGATCACCTTTATCTGCTAGTTCTATTAATTCAGATGCTGCTAATAGGATGAGGCATTCAGTATCAGCTCCCAACCTAACCGGTGGGAGTTCTTCCAACCAAGCTATTCTTAGTGTCAAGGGAGAGGAATCATTGCCTCTAAGTAACCAATCTCATACTTCCGTGAGTGATATTCACACTGCTAATAAATCATTGGTAGAACAGATTCAAGCTAGCTTAGGtatggatgaagacaaatatagTGCATTCAAAAGCATATCATTGGAGTATCGTCAAGGTGTGATTAATACTTCGGAATATCTTTCTTATGCTGAGCAATTTGGCCTGTCACATCTTGTTCTTGAACTGGCTCGTCTTTGTCCTGATGCTCAGAAGCAGAAGGAACTAATTGATGCTTACAATGTGAATTTACGGAACAAAGGACGTCTGCAAGAAAAAGCCAGCAATATGGATGGTAGAAAAGGCAAGGGCAAAATTTCAGCCCGAGCTGAAAGTAAGGCTAAGAATACATTAACTGATAACTTCCTGGACACGGTAAAGAAGCTGCAATTGAATCAGAAGGCTCAGGAAGAAGAGGTGGTGGAAGTGCTTTCAAAGGATGGCTACCGGCTTTCTAAGGATAAACCTCAATCGCCCAGAGTTTCCAACTCAGGTGCAACTAATGTCAATTCAATTGAAATTAGTGTCGACAGGGCACCCTATTCTGTTACAGACATAGCAAAGCCAAATTTGACTGCTGGTGCGAGCAGTAAGCAACGTAAGAAGACATCAAAATTCCATAGGACGCGCCTGGGTGATGGTTCAGCAGCTGCACTTGATCTTTCTCGCAGAGATGTTAATCCTGTACCACAAGAGAATGGAGCCATTGATGGTTCTTCTGAAACCATACCAATCCGAGGTGTTTGGCGTAGTGGCGGCGCACAGAGACTTTTCACAAACTCTA GTTCTGCAACAAATGCATATCTGATGCATCGACACTATATTTTGCCATTTGCGGCTCTTTTGCAATTATATTGTGTGTAA
- the LOC121995573 gene encoding E3 ubiquitin-protein ligase hel2-like isoform X3: MDDSCAVCADPLEWVAYGPCGHREVCSTCVVRLRFVLGDRSCCICKTECPMIFVTKALGDYTRVVADFSVFLTGGTEGKTGEYWYHEDTQAYFDDADHYKMVKAMCRLSCSICDKNSESQGGEGIKRRTRFRSIEQLNGHLRHQHNLFTCNLCLEGRKVFICEQKLYTRSQLNQHKSTGDSEVDGNESERGGFMGHPMCEFCKNRFYGDNELYIHMSTEHYTCHICQRQHPGQYDYFRDYNDLEMHFGQEHFLCENEACLEKKFVVFQTEAEMKRHNALEHGGNMSRSKRNAALRIPTSFTYRRNEQEQHRGRGRGFHRDPSDNQLSIAIQASLETAAAADGSSEVSTVNEGLEASVNQNTRTTPILEESSFPPLSDRELLEPSSRYVQALSQSSRNPVKLREESFPPLPGVANKPKPTQGLDGSSANSLAARLQRHKGSIVINSAPQRQLEYHEIFPAASQLRTAPNHGITSSTNTSSQPRANRTRENGFRSPLSASSINSDAANRMRHSVSAPNLTGGSSSNQAILSVKGEESLPLSNQSHTSVSDIHTANKSLVEQIQASLGMDEDKYSAFKSISLEYRQGVINTSEYLSYAEQFGLSHLVLELARLCPDAQKQKELIDAYNVNLRNKGRLQEKASNMDGRKGKGKISARAESKAKNTLTDNFLDTVKKLQLNQKAQEEEVVEVLSKDGYRLSKDKPQSPRVSNSGATNVNSIEISVDRAPYSVTDIAKPNLTAGASSKQRKKTSKFHRTRLGDGSAAALDLSRRDVNPVPQENGAIDGSSETIPIRGVWRSGGAQRLFTNSSSATNAYLMHRHYILPFAALLQLYCV; encoded by the exons ATGGATGATAGCTGTGCGGTTTGCGCCGATCCCCTCGAGTGGGTCGCGTATGGTCCATGCGGCCACCGGGAGGTTTGCTCCACCTGCGTCGTGCGCCTCCGATTTGTGCTCGGCGACCGCAGTTGTTGCATATGCAAGACTGAGTGCCCGATGATCTTCGTCACCAAG GCTCTTGGAGATTATACTAGAGTCGTAGCTGATTTTTCAGTTTTCTTAACTGGAGGAACAGAAGGAAAGACTGGAGAATATTGGTACCATGAAGATACACAAGCCTACTTTGATGATGCTGACCATTACAAGATGGTAAAAGCGATGTGTCGTCTTTCCTGTAGCATCTGTGACAAGAATTCTGAGAGTCAAGGTGGTGAGGGCATAAAGAGGAGAACAAGATTTAGGAGCATAGAACAATTAAATGGCCATTTAAGGCATCAACACAACTTATTCACGTGCAACCTATGCTTGGAAGGAAGAAAG GTATTTATTTGTGAACAAAAGTTGTACACAAGGTCACAATTAAATCAACACAAGAGCACTGGGGACTCTGAGGTGGATGGCAATGAGAGTGAGCGTGGAGGCTTTATGGGTCACCCCATGTGTGAGTTCTGCAAAAACCGATTCTATGGGGATAATGAACTTTATATCCACATGTCAACAGAGCATTATACCTGCCACATATGTCAACG GCAACATCCAGGACAATATGATTATTTCAGAGATTATAATGACTTGGAG ATGCATTTCGGCCAGGAGCATTTTCTTTGTGAGAATGAGGCATGCTTAGAAAAGAAGTTTGTTGTTTTTCAAACTGAAGCAGAGATGAAG AGGCATAATGCCCTTGAGCATGGGGGGAACATGTCACGTTCCAAGCGAAATGCCGCACTTAGG ATACCAACTAGCTTCACGTATCGGCGGAACGAACAAGAGCAGCACCGTGGAAGAGGTCGTGGATTCCACCGAGATCCATCTGACAATCAGCTATCTATAGCGATACAAGCTAGCCTTGAAACAGCAGCAGCTGCTGATG GTTCCTCAGAAGTCTCAACTGTCAATGAAGGTCTGGAAGCATCTGTGAATCAAAACACTAGGACAACTCCAATACTAGAAGAATCCTCCTTCCCTCCTCTTTCTGATAGAGAACTACTAGAGCCTTCTTCTAGATATGTTCAAGCCCTTAGCCAAAGTTCCAGAAATCCTGTCAAACTTAGGGAAGAATCATTTCCTCCTTTACCTGGTGTGGCTAATAAGCCAAAGCCTACACAGGGATTAGATGGTTCTTCTGCAAATTCACTTGCTGCCCGGCTCCAACGTCACAAAGGCTCTATTGTGATTAACTCTGCTCCACAAAGGCAACTAGAGTATCATGAGATCTTCCCAGCTGCTTCTCAATTACGAACCGCGCCAAATCATGGCATCACATCATCCACTAATACAAGTTCTCAACCACGAGCAAACCGGACAAGAGAAAATGGATTTAGATCACCTTTATCTGCTAGTTCTATTAATTCAGATGCTGCTAATAGGATGAGGCATTCAGTATCAGCTCCCAACCTAACCGGTGGGAGTTCTTCCAACCAAGCTATTCTTAGTGTCAAGGGAGAGGAATCATTGCCTCTAAGTAACCAATCTCATACTTCCGTGAGTGATATTCACACTGCTAATAAATCATTGGTAGAACAGATTCAAGCTAGCTTAGGtatggatgaagacaaatatagTGCATTCAAAAGCATATCATTGGAGTATCGTCAAGGTGTGATTAATACTTCGGAATATCTTTCTTATGCTGAGCAATTTGGCCTGTCACATCTTGTTCTTGAACTGGCTCGTCTTTGTCCTGATGCTCAGAAGCAGAAGGAACTAATTGATGCTTACAATGTGAATTTACGGAACAAAGGACGTCTGCAAGAAAAAGCCAGCAATATGGATGGTAGAAAAGGCAAGGGCAAAATTTCAGCCCGAGCTGAAAGTAAGGCTAAGAATACATTAACTGATAACTTCCTGGACACGGTAAAGAAGCTGCAATTGAATCAGAAGGCTCAGGAAGAAGAGGTGGTGGAAGTGCTTTCAAAGGATGGCTACCGGCTTTCTAAGGATAAACCTCAATCGCCCAGAGTTTCCAACTCAGGTGCAACTAATGTCAATTCAATTGAAATTAGTGTCGACAGGGCACCCTATTCTGTTACAGACATAGCAAAGCCAAATTTGACTGCTGGTGCGAGCAGTAAGCAACGTAAGAAGACATCAAAATTCCATAGGACGCGCCTGGGTGATGGTTCAGCAGCTGCACTTGATCTTTCTCGCAGAGATGTTAATCCTGTACCACAAGAGAATGGAGCCATTGATGGTTCTTCTGAAACCATACCAATCCGAGGTGTTTGGCGTAGTGGCGGCGCACAGAGACTTTTCACAAACTCTA GTTCTGCAACAAATGCATATCTGATGCATCGACACTATATTTTGCCATTTGCGGCTCTTTTGCAATTATATTGTGTGTAA
- the LOC121995573 gene encoding E3 ubiquitin-protein ligase ZNF598-like isoform X4, which produces MVKAMCRLSCSICDKNSESQGGEGIKRRTRFRSIEQLNGHLRHQHNLFTCNLCLEGRKVFICEQKLYTRSQLNQHKSTGDSEVDGNESERGGFMGHPMCEFCKNRFYGDNELYIHMSTEHYTCHICQRQHPGQYDYFRDYNDLEMHFGQEHFLCENEACLEKKFVVFQTEAEMKRHNALEHGGNMSRSKRNAALRIPTSFTYRRNEQEQHRGRGRGFHRDPSDNQLSIAIQASLETAAAADGRFQDSSFGHSNSEHRRARRANAFTGSSEVSTVNEGLEASVNQNTRTTPILEESSFPPLSDRELLEPSSRYVQALSQSSRNPVKLREESFPPLPGVANKPKPTQGLDGSSANSLAARLQRHKGSIVINSAPQRQLEYHEIFPAASQLRTAPNHGITSSTNTSSQPRANRTRENGFRSPLSASSINSDAANRMRHSVSAPNLTGGSSSNQAILSVKGEESLPLSNQSHTSVSDIHTANKSLVEQIQASLGMDEDKYSAFKSISLEYRQGVINTSEYLSYAEQFGLSHLVLELARLCPDAQKQKELIDAYNVNLRNKGRLQEKASNMDGRKGKGKISARAESKAKNTLTDNFLDTVKKLQLNQKAQEEEVVEVLSKDGYRLSKDKPQSPRVSNSGATNVNSIEISVDRAPYSVTDIAKPNLTAGASSKQRKKTSKFHRTRLGDGSAAALDLSRRDVNPVPQENGAIDGSSETIPIRGVWRSGGAQRLFTNSSSATNAYLMHRHYILPFAALLQLYCV; this is translated from the exons ATGGTAAAAGCGATGTGTCGTCTTTCCTGTAGCATCTGTGACAAGAATTCTGAGAGTCAAGGTGGTGAGGGCATAAAGAGGAGAACAAGATTTAGGAGCATAGAACAATTAAATGGCCATTTAAGGCATCAACACAACTTATTCACGTGCAACCTATGCTTGGAAGGAAGAAAG GTATTTATTTGTGAACAAAAGTTGTACACAAGGTCACAATTAAATCAACACAAGAGCACTGGGGACTCTGAGGTGGATGGCAATGAGAGTGAGCGTGGAGGCTTTATGGGTCACCCCATGTGTGAGTTCTGCAAAAACCGATTCTATGGGGATAATGAACTTTATATCCACATGTCAACAGAGCATTATACCTGCCACATATGTCAACG GCAACATCCAGGACAATATGATTATTTCAGAGATTATAATGACTTGGAG ATGCATTTCGGCCAGGAGCATTTTCTTTGTGAGAATGAGGCATGCTTAGAAAAGAAGTTTGTTGTTTTTCAAACTGAAGCAGAGATGAAG AGGCATAATGCCCTTGAGCATGGGGGGAACATGTCACGTTCCAAGCGAAATGCCGCACTTAGG ATACCAACTAGCTTCACGTATCGGCGGAACGAACAAGAGCAGCACCGTGGAAGAGGTCGTGGATTCCACCGAGATCCATCTGACAATCAGCTATCTATAGCGATACAAGCTAGCCTTGAAACAGCAGCAGCTGCTGATGGTAGATTTCAGGATTCTTCTTTTGGTCATTCGAACTCTGAGCATAGGAGGGCAAGACGTGCTAATGCATTTACAGGTTCCTCAGAAGTCTCAACTGTCAATGAAGGTCTGGAAGCATCTGTGAATCAAAACACTAGGACAACTCCAATACTAGAAGAATCCTCCTTCCCTCCTCTTTCTGATAGAGAACTACTAGAGCCTTCTTCTAGATATGTTCAAGCCCTTAGCCAAAGTTCCAGAAATCCTGTCAAACTTAGGGAAGAATCATTTCCTCCTTTACCTGGTGTGGCTAATAAGCCAAAGCCTACACAGGGATTAGATGGTTCTTCTGCAAATTCACTTGCTGCCCGGCTCCAACGTCACAAAGGCTCTATTGTGATTAACTCTGCTCCACAAAGGCAACTAGAGTATCATGAGATCTTCCCAGCTGCTTCTCAATTACGAACCGCGCCAAATCATGGCATCACATCATCCACTAATACAAGTTCTCAACCACGAGCAAACCGGACAAGAGAAAATGGATTTAGATCACCTTTATCTGCTAGTTCTATTAATTCAGATGCTGCTAATAGGATGAGGCATTCAGTATCAGCTCCCAACCTAACCGGTGGGAGTTCTTCCAACCAAGCTATTCTTAGTGTCAAGGGAGAGGAATCATTGCCTCTAAGTAACCAATCTCATACTTCCGTGAGTGATATTCACACTGCTAATAAATCATTGGTAGAACAGATTCAAGCTAGCTTAGGtatggatgaagacaaatatagTGCATTCAAAAGCATATCATTGGAGTATCGTCAAGGTGTGATTAATACTTCGGAATATCTTTCTTATGCTGAGCAATTTGGCCTGTCACATCTTGTTCTTGAACTGGCTCGTCTTTGTCCTGATGCTCAGAAGCAGAAGGAACTAATTGATGCTTACAATGTGAATTTACGGAACAAAGGACGTCTGCAAGAAAAAGCCAGCAATATGGATGGTAGAAAAGGCAAGGGCAAAATTTCAGCCCGAGCTGAAAGTAAGGCTAAGAATACATTAACTGATAACTTCCTGGACACGGTAAAGAAGCTGCAATTGAATCAGAAGGCTCAGGAAGAAGAGGTGGTGGAAGTGCTTTCAAAGGATGGCTACCGGCTTTCTAAGGATAAACCTCAATCGCCCAGAGTTTCCAACTCAGGTGCAACTAATGTCAATTCAATTGAAATTAGTGTCGACAGGGCACCCTATTCTGTTACAGACATAGCAAAGCCAAATTTGACTGCTGGTGCGAGCAGTAAGCAACGTAAGAAGACATCAAAATTCCATAGGACGCGCCTGGGTGATGGTTCAGCAGCTGCACTTGATCTTTCTCGCAGAGATGTTAATCCTGTACCACAAGAGAATGGAGCCATTGATGGTTCTTCTGAAACCATACCAATCCGAGGTGTTTGGCGTAGTGGCGGCGCACAGAGACTTTTCACAAACTCTA GTTCTGCAACAAATGCATATCTGATGCATCGACACTATATTTTGCCATTTGCGGCTCTTTTGCAATTATATTGTGTGTAA